In a genomic window of Halobiforma lacisalsi AJ5:
- a CDS encoding carbohydrate ABC transporter permease, which produces MSTSFFERFSQRSQQQLPDRLENRDWLAFFLVAPGIALFLSFMLFPIAFLIYLSFTDATHTGTVIGGGANLTGFDNYISLFSDVQFWNSLGVTWLFMAVSVTAKIVVGIAIAVVLTHARVRGKRYMRALVIVPLGFPEIFSITVWRGLFSSARFGPFNQILSMYNGAVTAVVGAIDSVLFFLSINAPEFLLADVPVAWMGSRWGAFGSYVTTEVWLAYPFMVIIIVSALQDVPMELHDAAKVDGAGYLQRFRHVTLPAIKRPVMFASILTAAASFQQFLVPWVFNRGGPARDNELILVYGFREAIELNEYGLSSAIMVTALAFVGMFMWIAVKKGDLADGVGNE; this is translated from the coding sequence ATGTCCACGTCATTCTTCGAGCGCTTTTCACAACGCAGCCAGCAGCAGCTCCCGGACCGCCTGGAGAACCGCGACTGGCTGGCGTTCTTCCTCGTTGCACCGGGTATCGCCCTGTTCCTGTCGTTCATGCTGTTCCCGATCGCGTTCCTGATCTACCTCTCCTTTACCGACGCGACCCACACCGGGACCGTCATCGGGGGCGGCGCGAATCTGACCGGGTTCGACAACTACATCTCGCTGTTCTCCGACGTGCAGTTCTGGAACTCCCTCGGAGTGACCTGGCTGTTCATGGCGGTGAGCGTCACCGCCAAGATCGTCGTCGGGATCGCCATCGCAGTGGTCCTCACGCACGCTCGCGTCCGCGGGAAACGCTACATGCGTGCGCTGGTGATCGTCCCGCTCGGGTTCCCGGAGATCTTCTCGATCACGGTCTGGCGAGGGCTGTTCAGCAGCGCCCGGTTCGGACCGTTCAACCAGATCCTCTCGATGTACAACGGGGCCGTGACGGCCGTCGTCGGCGCGATCGACTCGGTACTGTTCTTCCTGTCGATCAACGCACCGGAGTTCCTGCTCGCCGACGTTCCGGTCGCGTGGATGGGCAGTCGCTGGGGCGCCTTCGGCTCCTACGTCACGACCGAAGTCTGGCTGGCGTACCCGTTCATGGTGATCATCATCGTCAGCGCCCTGCAGGACGTACCGATGGAACTGCACGACGCGGCGAAAGTCGACGGTGCCGGCTACCTCCAGCGGTTCAGACACGTCACGCTGCCAGCGATCAAACGACCGGTGATGTTCGCCTCGATCCTCACCGCGGCGGCCTCGTTCCAGCAATTTCTGGTCCCGTGGGTGTTCAACCGCGGAGGCCCCGCGCGGGACAACGAGCTCATCCTCGTCTACGGGTTCCGCGAGGCGATCGAACTCAACGAGTACGGGCTCTCATCGGCGATCATGGTCACGGCGCTCGCGTTCGTCGGCATGTTCATGTGGATCGCGGTGAAGAAAGGCGACCTCGCTGACGGGGTGGGTAACGAATGA
- a CDS encoding extracellular solute-binding protein, with amino-acid sequence MQRRKLLAGIGGMATLTAAGCLGNEEQGTTLWHDFTEGEQEDLEEQVATFNEGREEELNVEQVPEIVDQLDTAIPSGEGPETFAWAHDWVGTYYDRDFVYDASDDLSIDLDDTFTDAAADAARWEGGVYGLPYAAETTTLMYNKDLVDEAPETLDEMVDVMEEYHDPEGNMYGLSCPPADPYFISAFVQAFGGRFFDSETEDTHIDDDEFVEGVELLRDRIWPYVPQDPDYDAQVPVFADGNAPFAINGPWEVGGFRDGGIDVGLTSMPDIDGGDPTPYTGIQLWYFTTNLEDAPEAEVETAVEWAEWHSTNEDAILSNAENHGFIPVHRDYTDSDDLGEDVAAFAETVSMGVQMPAHERMDQVWNPVESGLEQVFNDQATPQEAMESAAEEIRGRWE; translated from the coding sequence ATGCAACGCAGGAAGCTCCTGGCGGGGATCGGTGGGATGGCTACGCTGACCGCAGCGGGCTGTCTCGGGAACGAAGAGCAAGGGACCACTCTCTGGCACGACTTCACCGAAGGCGAGCAAGAGGACCTCGAGGAACAGGTGGCGACGTTCAACGAGGGACGCGAGGAGGAGCTCAACGTCGAGCAGGTGCCCGAGATCGTCGACCAGCTGGACACGGCGATTCCCTCCGGCGAAGGGCCGGAGACGTTCGCCTGGGCCCACGACTGGGTCGGCACCTACTACGATCGTGACTTCGTCTACGACGCGTCCGACGACCTCTCGATCGACCTCGACGACACGTTTACCGACGCCGCGGCCGACGCTGCGCGGTGGGAAGGCGGCGTGTACGGGCTCCCGTACGCCGCTGAGACGACGACGCTGATGTACAACAAGGACCTCGTCGACGAGGCCCCGGAGACCCTCGACGAGATGGTCGACGTGATGGAGGAGTACCACGATCCGGAGGGCAACATGTACGGCCTGTCCTGTCCGCCGGCAGATCCCTACTTCATCAGCGCGTTCGTCCAGGCCTTCGGCGGCCGGTTCTTCGACTCGGAAACGGAAGACACCCACATCGACGACGACGAGTTCGTCGAGGGCGTCGAACTGCTCCGGGACCGGATCTGGCCGTACGTCCCGCAGGACCCTGACTACGACGCGCAGGTTCCGGTCTTCGCCGACGGGAACGCCCCGTTCGCGATCAACGGCCCGTGGGAAGTCGGCGGCTTCCGCGACGGCGGTATCGACGTCGGCCTCACCTCGATGCCCGACATCGACGGCGGCGACCCCACGCCGTACACCGGCATCCAGCTGTGGTACTTCACCACGAACCTCGAGGACGCGCCCGAAGCGGAGGTCGAAACCGCCGTCGAGTGGGCCGAGTGGCACTCGACGAACGAGGACGCGATCCTATCGAACGCGGAGAACCACGGCTTCATCCCGGTTCACCGGGACTACACCGACTCGGACGACCTCGGTGAAGACGTCGCTGCCTTCGCCGAGACGGTCAGCATGGGCGTCCAGATGCCTGCCCACGAGCGGATGGACCAGGTCTGGAACCCTGTCGAGTCCGGCCTCGAGCAGGTGTTCAACGATCAGGCGACGCCGCAGGAAGCGATGGAATCGGCAGCGGAAGAGATTCGGGGGCGCTGGGAGTAA
- a CDS encoding glycoside hydrolase family 15 protein, with amino-acid sequence MKLHSALNDVKRSRGDSRRFPGERRSTSGLFSGLDDRLVHVAPDGSVRDYSYPVSGLVGIEKSRFGVELGNGTHWLEGGQQRYVGDTAVVETVHRIDSEPSSDPVTLVQHDVTVGRLHLTHFELEGTDGTDSPSEPSIHACLGFAPEGRVGRTGQLRHEDVVEIYHDRERDFVAASTPLEVAGQVPPNFEELLDEEPVEFPRPDAAGRYEETSLSPIAMLEVTLTGDDPSATVATLLADASDGDRLEALERVRAGVADHSDRETILEVGRTQARGLLGAGDTSSTVGNGTIGDAVDDLRTLALLRGSNGSRIAGPEFDPFFRYSGGYGYTWFRDDAEIASFLLAADRRADLGLEEWHRRSARFYVETQLEDGTWPHRVWPHNGEIAPGWANGRLEQGSAGVDYQADQTASVATYLATYLRVVDDEDEDADVRAALVSALDGLDDTLEDDGLPERVQNAWENMTGRFTHTAATYLEAYAAIARAPLADEYRERALEGAREIYEGIDALWVPERGCYGLRLDDGDLDDRLDGSTFALAGAHAEYDAVPDLAVDDDRLARLRSHLETTVDGLYRDPDGPIEGLARFEDDPWRVSDQGEPKVWTVTTAWGAHAAAELSELLAARDQEGAAEFDERARDLLALVEPGGQLRRDGEYLPEQLFDDGTADSATPLGWPHALRLATATALSEANANEVDAEAQADGPAVQD; translated from the coding sequence ATGAAACTTCACAGCGCCCTGAACGACGTCAAGCGATCGCGGGGCGACTCTCGTCGGTTTCCCGGCGAGCGACGGTCGACGTCGGGGCTGTTCTCGGGGCTCGACGATCGGCTCGTCCACGTCGCCCCCGACGGGTCGGTCAGGGACTACTCCTATCCCGTCTCGGGGCTCGTCGGCATCGAGAAGTCCCGGTTCGGGGTCGAACTGGGTAACGGAACCCACTGGCTCGAGGGTGGCCAACAGCGCTACGTCGGCGACACCGCGGTCGTCGAAACCGTCCACCGGATCGATTCCGAACCGAGCTCGGATCCGGTCACGCTCGTCCAGCACGACGTGACCGTCGGCCGACTACATCTCACGCACTTCGAACTCGAGGGTACCGACGGGACGGACAGCCCCTCGGAGCCGTCGATCCACGCCTGTCTCGGTTTCGCCCCCGAGGGTCGGGTCGGCCGGACCGGACAGCTCCGACACGAGGACGTCGTCGAGATCTATCACGACCGCGAACGCGATTTCGTCGCCGCCTCGACGCCGCTCGAGGTCGCGGGACAGGTGCCGCCGAACTTCGAGGAACTGCTCGACGAGGAGCCGGTCGAGTTTCCCCGTCCGGACGCCGCCGGCCGATACGAGGAGACCTCCCTCAGCCCGATCGCGATGCTCGAGGTCACGCTGACCGGCGACGACCCGAGCGCGACGGTCGCGACGCTCCTCGCGGACGCCTCCGACGGCGACCGGCTCGAGGCCCTCGAACGGGTCCGTGCCGGCGTCGCCGACCATTCCGACCGCGAGACGATCCTCGAGGTCGGCCGGACCCAGGCGCGGGGACTTCTGGGCGCTGGTGACACTTCGAGCACGGTCGGAAACGGGACGATCGGCGACGCGGTCGACGACCTGCGAACCCTCGCTCTCCTGCGGGGCTCGAACGGATCCCGGATTGCCGGCCCCGAGTTCGACCCCTTCTTCAGGTACTCCGGCGGTTACGGCTACACCTGGTTCCGCGACGACGCCGAAATCGCGTCGTTCCTCCTCGCTGCCGACCGACGTGCCGACCTCGGTCTGGAGGAGTGGCACCGCCGAAGCGCCCGGTTCTACGTCGAGACACAACTCGAGGACGGCACCTGGCCCCACCGCGTCTGGCCCCACAACGGCGAGATCGCTCCCGGCTGGGCCAACGGCCGCCTCGAGCAGGGATCGGCGGGCGTCGACTACCAGGCCGACCAGACGGCGAGCGTCGCGACCTATCTCGCCACGTACCTCCGGGTCGTCGACGACGAGGACGAGGACGCAGACGTCCGGGCCGCACTCGTTTCCGCGCTCGACGGCCTCGACGACACCCTCGAGGACGACGGACTCCCCGAGCGCGTCCAAAACGCCTGGGAAAACATGACCGGCCGGTTTACACACACCGCCGCGACCTACCTCGAGGCCTACGCCGCGATCGCCCGCGCGCCGCTCGCCGACGAGTACCGCGAGCGAGCACTCGAGGGCGCGCGCGAGATCTACGAGGGGATCGACGCGCTGTGGGTCCCCGAACGCGGGTGTTACGGCCTGCGTCTCGACGACGGCGACCTCGACGACCGCCTCGACGGGAGCACCTTCGCGCTGGCCGGCGCCCACGCCGAGTACGACGCCGTCCCGGACCTCGCCGTCGACGACGATCGGCTCGCACGGCTCCGCTCCCACCTCGAGACGACGGTCGACGGCCTCTACCGGGACCCCGACGGACCGATCGAGGGCCTCGCGCGGTTCGAGGACGATCCCTGGCGGGTCAGCGACCAGGGCGAGCCGAAGGTGTGGACGGTGACGACGGCATGGGGTGCCCACGCTGCGGCCGAACTGAGCGAGCTGCTGGCAGCACGCGATCAGGAGGGGGCCGCCGAGTTCGACGAGCGTGCACGGGACCTGCTCGCGCTGGTCGAGCCAGGCGGGCAGCTCCGGCGGGACGGCGAGTACCTGCCGGAACAGCTGTTCGACGACGGGACGGCCGATAGTGCGACGCCGCTTGGTTGGCCGCACGCGCTCCGGCTGGCAACGGCGACCGCACTCTCCGAAGCCAACGCGAACGAGGTCGACGCGGAAGCGCAGGCGGACGGTCCGGCGGTACAGGACTGA
- a CDS encoding alpha-amylase family glycosyl hydrolase, with protein MHQPGPPRFCAVGESVELAPRDPNPEHEASYEWSIIESPPDSDLSVPDDPVWHLEPDAPGTYRFELETPEGRYEQRIRAFPDVRRSTSFDLERDRLPEHDPEEVSIMGPFNEHLFDREHPTLEGGTYRYEIDAEPGTHRYGYVPGDDFENAVWEEVTVPGPGKPRVFLDGPDEADGDADTTTVTAEATPGTDSEYDADELAVEFYVDDRDELTDADLEVDGHRARVPVTDLEEPVRIHAVAVGERHSVADCVIVHPDGRVERRNDPPEWARDAVVYEIFVRSFTDEATFESLERRVPYLESLGVDCLWLTPVLESPTKHGYHITDYFDTSSDLGTREEFESFVDRCHESDIRVVFDLVINHTAREHAAFDMSAACVPEYEDWYVWEDLAETGVEPDELASEIGAENPREDYAPPARTTPDGETEVAQYYFNWRGIPNVNYDSLAVRSFFLEVVDEWVDVVDGFRCDVAWGVPHGFWKEIYERVKSHDSEFLLLDETVPREPEYAESEFDVHYDTTLYYALRDVGNGERPANALLEAARAPRREGFPEWSLHMRYVENHDETRYLEECGPEAQRAAVTAVLTMPGVPMIYYGQERGATEYRQLMPWEGDGEATTFHRRLVAARHDSPALSRGDLVDVDHEAVGEESDAVVAYTRETDDEAVAVVLNFGAEPVHVRVDLDLESMDLVTGEGRNLERTDGGTVLEVEDAAVLRVADDR; from the coding sequence ATGCACCAGCCGGGCCCGCCGCGTTTCTGTGCCGTCGGCGAATCGGTCGAACTCGCTCCCCGGGATCCGAATCCCGAGCACGAGGCGAGCTACGAGTGGTCGATCATCGAGTCACCTCCCGACAGCGACCTCTCCGTACCGGATGATCCGGTGTGGCATCTCGAGCCGGACGCACCCGGCACCTACCGGTTCGAACTCGAAACCCCGGAGGGACGGTACGAACAGCGCATTCGCGCGTTCCCTGACGTCCGCCGGTCGACGAGCTTTGACCTCGAGCGAGATCGACTCCCCGAGCACGACCCCGAGGAGGTGTCGATCATGGGGCCGTTCAACGAACACCTCTTCGACCGGGAGCATCCGACGCTCGAGGGCGGTACCTATCGGTACGAGATCGACGCCGAACCGGGCACCCACCGGTACGGCTACGTTCCGGGCGACGACTTCGAGAACGCCGTCTGGGAGGAAGTGACTGTTCCGGGGCCCGGCAAGCCCCGCGTTTTCCTCGACGGGCCGGACGAGGCCGACGGCGACGCCGATACGACGACGGTCACGGCCGAGGCGACGCCGGGCACCGACAGCGAGTACGACGCGGACGAACTCGCTGTCGAGTTCTACGTCGACGACCGCGACGAACTGACCGACGCGGACCTCGAGGTCGACGGCCACCGGGCCCGGGTTCCGGTCACCGACCTCGAGGAACCCGTTCGGATCCACGCGGTCGCCGTCGGGGAGCGCCACAGCGTCGCCGACTGCGTGATCGTCCACCCGGACGGACGCGTCGAGCGCCGCAACGACCCGCCCGAATGGGCCCGCGACGCCGTCGTCTACGAGATTTTCGTCCGCTCGTTCACCGACGAGGCCACGTTCGAATCGCTCGAACGCCGCGTGCCGTACCTCGAGTCGCTGGGGGTCGACTGCCTGTGGCTAACGCCGGTCCTCGAGAGCCCGACGAAACACGGCTACCACATCACCGACTACTTCGACACGTCCTCGGATCTCGGGACGCGCGAGGAGTTCGAGTCGTTCGTCGATCGCTGCCACGAGAGCGACATCCGGGTGGTCTTCGACCTCGTGATCAACCATACCGCGCGCGAGCACGCCGCCTTCGACATGAGCGCGGCCTGCGTCCCGGAGTACGAGGACTGGTACGTCTGGGAGGACCTCGCGGAGACCGGGGTCGAGCCTGACGAGCTCGCGTCGGAGATCGGGGCCGAGAACCCCCGCGAGGACTACGCGCCGCCCGCCCGTACGACGCCCGACGGCGAGACTGAGGTCGCCCAGTACTACTTTAACTGGCGCGGGATTCCGAACGTCAACTACGATTCGCTGGCCGTCCGCTCGTTCTTCCTCGAGGTCGTCGACGAGTGGGTCGACGTCGTCGACGGGTTCCGCTGTGACGTCGCCTGGGGGGTTCCCCACGGCTTCTGGAAGGAGATCTACGAGCGGGTCAAGTCCCACGACTCGGAGTTCCTGCTGCTGGACGAGACCGTTCCGCGCGAACCCGAGTATGCCGAGTCCGAGTTCGACGTCCACTACGATACGACGCTGTACTACGCGCTGCGGGACGTCGGCAACGGCGAGCGGCCCGCCAACGCCCTCCTCGAGGCCGCGCGAGCGCCCCGCCGGGAAGGGTTCCCCGAGTGGTCGCTACACATGCGGTACGTCGAAAACCACGACGAGACGCGCTACCTCGAGGAGTGCGGGCCGGAGGCCCAGCGGGCGGCGGTGACGGCCGTCCTGACGATGCCGGGCGTGCCGATGATCTACTACGGACAGGAACGGGGCGCGACGGAGTACCGCCAGTTGATGCCCTGGGAGGGCGACGGCGAGGCGACGACGTTCCACCGCCGGCTGGTGGCCGCGCGCCACGACTCGCCGGCGCTCTCGCGGGGCGACCTGGTCGACGTCGACCACGAGGCTGTCGGCGAGGAGTCGGACGCCGTCGTCGCCTACACTCGCGAAACCGACGACGAGGCCGTCGCCGTCGTCCTGAACTTTGGTGCAGAACCCGTGCACGTTCGAGTAGATCTCGACCTCGAGTCGATGGATCTCGTGACCGGTGAGGGACGGAATCTCGAACGGACCGACGGGGGAACCGTCCTCGAGGTCGAAGACGCGGCGGTCCTCCGAGTCGCCGACGACCGCTGA
- a CDS encoding TrmB family transcriptional regulator has protein sequence MDTDGLAGLLEQFGLSEKEIDTYLAILDHGESKASTIADAADVSKRYVYSISEELEERGFVEVDDHAVPTVIRPVQPETVVQRLTRSVEQMEPELESRYTRTERTGEQFEVIKSRQTVLKRIEELLRNAETEVTLSLPASILPQIRSTLEETVERDVLVLLLVGTADGERIDTASLAGTASTVRTWDALVPTMLTVDRVHGLLAPNQILTSSTSDTRAIALSQEQLVPVLTGSFLANYWPIAEERYVRSPAELPGTYDGFRHAVFQIALHRTSDTRLEATVEGAPVADRDLPTRLSGEVVDVRQSLVRPVSSTVPIENAFEIQVDGDRYSIGGSGAFLEDFEAESVTLRRLEDGE, from the coding sequence ATGGACACTGACGGCCTCGCCGGACTACTCGAGCAATTCGGCCTCTCGGAAAAGGAGATCGACACGTATCTCGCCATCCTGGATCACGGGGAATCGAAGGCGAGCACGATCGCGGACGCCGCCGACGTGTCGAAGCGGTACGTCTACAGCATCAGCGAAGAACTCGAGGAACGGGGGTTCGTCGAGGTCGACGACCACGCGGTACCGACGGTCATCCGGCCGGTCCAACCGGAGACGGTCGTCCAGCGGCTCACCCGCAGCGTCGAGCAGATGGAGCCGGAACTGGAGTCGCGGTACACGCGGACCGAACGCACCGGGGAGCAGTTCGAGGTGATCAAGTCCCGACAGACGGTCCTCAAGCGCATCGAAGAGTTGCTGCGAAACGCCGAAACCGAGGTGACGCTGTCGTTGCCCGCGTCGATACTCCCGCAGATCCGGTCGACGCTCGAGGAGACCGTCGAACGGGACGTCCTCGTCCTCCTGCTCGTCGGGACGGCCGACGGCGAGCGGATCGATACTGCGTCGCTCGCCGGGACGGCGAGTACTGTCCGGACCTGGGACGCACTCGTCCCGACGATGTTGACGGTCGATCGAGTTCACGGGCTGTTGGCTCCGAACCAGATCCTTACGAGTTCCACGAGCGATACGCGTGCGATCGCCCTCTCACAGGAACAACTCGTCCCCGTACTCACTGGTTCCTTCCTGGCGAACTACTGGCCGATCGCGGAGGAGCGATACGTCAGGTCGCCGGCGGAGTTGCCGGGAACGTACGACGGATTCCGGCACGCAGTCTTCCAGATCGCGCTCCACCGGACGAGCGACACCCGGCTCGAGGCGACCGTCGAGGGGGCGCCGGTCGCCGACCGGGACCTGCCGACACGACTCTCTGGCGAGGTCGTCGACGTCCGACAGAGCCTGGTCCGGCCCGTCTCGTCGACCGTTCCCATCGAGAACGCGTTCGAGATCCAGGTCGACGGCGACCGCTACAGCATCGGCGGGAGCGGCGCGTTCCTCGAGGACTTCGAGGCGGAGTCGGTGACGCTTCGTCGGCTTGAGGACGGAGAGTAG
- a CDS encoding ABC transporter ATP-binding protein has product MARVTIDSLRKEYDVGRVVAVDDLDLEIEDGEFVTVVGPSGCGKTTTLRMLAGLEKPTDGRIEIGGRDVTDVHAKNRDVAMVFQNYALYPHKTVFENMAFGLRMSTDMTEDEREQRVVETAEMMDIDELLDDKPDELSGGQKQRVALGRAIVREPDVFLFDEPLSNLDAKLRTSMRAEIQRLQEELDITAVYVTHDQEEAMTMGDKIVILKDGKLQQVGHPNTVYDEPANRFVGGFIGSPSMNFVRVGVEQSGDRLVLDDDAGFQYELSPTYSKEAPLEAGDTVVAGIRPEHIAPTDGGRGIETTVRVVEPVGSDNYLYLDLGDDNEEFMARVDADFEPEPNERIEVTFDEKDVRLFNDETGESLLHENAAATTPAP; this is encoded by the coding sequence ATGGCACGGGTCACCATCGACTCCCTCCGGAAGGAGTACGACGTCGGACGGGTCGTCGCGGTCGACGATCTGGACCTCGAGATCGAAGACGGTGAATTCGTCACCGTCGTGGGGCCGTCGGGTTGTGGGAAGACGACCACGCTGCGGATGCTGGCCGGCCTCGAGAAGCCGACGGACGGACGCATCGAGATCGGCGGACGGGACGTCACGGACGTGCACGCGAAGAACCGTGACGTCGCGATGGTCTTCCAGAACTATGCGCTGTATCCCCACAAGACCGTCTTCGAGAACATGGCGTTCGGGCTCCGGATGAGCACGGACATGACCGAAGACGAGCGGGAACAGCGGGTCGTCGAGACTGCGGAGATGATGGACATCGACGAGCTCCTCGACGACAAGCCGGACGAACTCTCCGGCGGACAGAAACAACGCGTCGCGCTCGGGCGGGCGATCGTCCGCGAGCCGGACGTGTTCCTGTTCGACGAGCCGCTGTCGAACCTCGACGCGAAGCTGCGAACGAGCATGCGCGCGGAGATCCAGCGGCTCCAGGAGGAACTGGACATCACCGCCGTCTACGTCACCCACGATCAGGAGGAGGCAATGACCATGGGGGACAAGATCGTCATCCTCAAAGACGGCAAACTCCAGCAGGTCGGTCATCCCAACACCGTCTACGACGAGCCCGCCAACCGGTTCGTCGGCGGCTTCATCGGCTCGCCCTCGATGAACTTCGTGCGCGTGGGCGTCGAACAGTCCGGCGACCGGCTGGTTCTGGACGACGACGCGGGCTTCCAATACGAGCTTTCGCCGACGTACTCGAAGGAAGCCCCCCTCGAGGCGGGCGACACCGTCGTCGCCGGCATCCGGCCGGAGCACATCGCTCCGACCGACGGCGGACGCGGCATCGAGACGACCGTCCGGGTGGTCGAACCCGTCGGCAGCGACAACTATCTCTATCTCGACCTCGGGGACGACAACGAGGAGTTCATGGCCCGAGTCGACGCCGACTTCGAACCGGAGCCGAACGAACGGATCGAGGTCACGTTCGACGAGAAGGACGTTCGCCTGTTCAACGACGAGACGGGCGAATCGCTGCTCCACGAGAACGCGGCGGCCACGACGCCGGCGCCCTGA
- a CDS encoding bifunctional 4-hydroxy-2-oxoglutarate aldolase/2-dehydro-3-deoxy-phosphogluconate aldolase: MTDARAVRDRIAEGGVVAVLRGVGEDDIVPVARALHEGDVAAIEITADGDFAREKMAAVSRELADTDAVVGAGTVLDAATAESMIDAGAEFVVSPHLDVDVVRTCNRHGVLAAPGIMTPTEAVTAMEAGADVLKLFPASTVGPGHIGAIKGPLGDVDVIPTGGISAENAGEYLEAGALAVGAGSAIVDDEAIADGDMDRVRESAATFVEAVDEARTE, from the coding sequence ATGACCGACGCACGCGCGGTTCGGGATCGGATCGCCGAGGGCGGCGTCGTCGCCGTTCTCCGGGGTGTCGGCGAGGACGATATCGTCCCCGTCGCTCGAGCGCTCCACGAGGGGGACGTCGCCGCGATCGAGATCACGGCCGACGGCGACTTCGCTCGAGAGAAGATGGCCGCGGTCTCGCGCGAGCTGGCCGATACCGACGCCGTGGTCGGAGCCGGCACCGTGCTCGACGCCGCGACTGCGGAATCGATGATCGACGCGGGCGCGGAGTTCGTGGTCTCGCCGCACCTGGACGTCGACGTCGTCCGTACCTGTAACCGTCACGGCGTTCTCGCCGCGCCCGGCATCATGACGCCGACCGAGGCCGTAACCGCGATGGAGGCCGGAGCGGACGTACTCAAACTGTTCCCGGCCTCTACCGTCGGCCCCGGACACATCGGCGCGATCAAGGGCCCGCTCGGGGATGTCGACGTGATTCCGACCGGCGGTATCTCGGCGGAAAACGCCGGCGAATACCTCGAGGCGGGAGCGCTCGCGGTCGGTGCTGGCAGTGCAATCGTCGACGACGAGGCGATCGCCGACGGCGACATGGACCGCGTTCGGGAGTCGGCTGCTACCTTCGTCGAGGCGGTCGACGAAGCGCGAACCGAGTGA